Proteins encoded together in one Lathyrus oleraceus cultivar Zhongwan6 chromosome 5, CAAS_Psat_ZW6_1.0, whole genome shotgun sequence window:
- the LOC127082232 gene encoding uncharacterized protein LOC127082232: MDFGRRRTQKYTFKSPKLEDLRKLGFLVVNPEDFKGKYGRLLPLLKTSMVEGVLATLVQFYDPLYRCLTFPDYQLVPTLEEFSHLIGLPIPDQVLFSGLEEIPKHQDIAEAIHLRMPEIKANLTTKGGILGLPAKFLIDEARYFASMKSMDAFEAIHALLIYELFLFPNVDNFVDINAIKIFLIGNPVPTLLADVYHSVHLRNSHKGGMIIYCTTLLYKVYFTLSSVYYLSGPQRWFAMVIKDYVSHSFWH, translated from the coding sequence ATGGATTTTGGAAGAAGAAGAACTCAAAAGTACACTTTCAAGAGTCCAAAATTAGAGGATTTAAGAAAGCTAGGATTTCTAGTGGTTAATCCTGAAGACTTCAAAGGAAAATATGGGAGACTTCTACCTCTTTTGAAGACCAGCATGGTAGAGGGGGTTCTTGCTACattggttcagttctatgatccatTGTATCGGTGCCTTACCtttccagattatcagcttgtgcctaccttggaggagttTTCTCATCTGATTGGCCTACCCATTCCTGATCAAGTCCTTTTTTCCGGTTTAGAAGAAATTCCAAAGCATCAAGACATTGCAGAAGCTATTCATTTAAGGATGCCTGAGATCAAAGCTAATCTGACTACAAAAGGAGGAATTCTTGGTTTGCCTGCTAAATTCTTGATAGATGAGGCTCGTTATTTTGCTAGCATGAAGAGTATGGACGCTTTTGAGGCTATTCATGCCTTGCTCATCTATGAATTGTTCCTCTTCCCTAATGTTGACAACTTTGTTGACATTAATGCTATCAAAATATTCCTAATTGGAAATCCAGTTCCTACCTTGCTTGCAGATGTTTACCATTCAGTCCATCTAAGGAATTCTCATAAGGGAGGAATGATCATATATTGTACAACTCTTCTCTACAAGGTTTATTTCACACTTTCCTCGGTCTACTACCTTTCGGGACCTCAAAGATGGTTTGCTATGGTCATAAAAGATTATGTATCTCACTCATTCTGGCATTGA